One Dioscorea cayenensis subsp. rotundata cultivar TDr96_F1 chromosome 15, TDr96_F1_v2_PseudoChromosome.rev07_lg8_w22 25.fasta, whole genome shotgun sequence genomic region harbors:
- the LOC120276954 gene encoding probable receptor-like protein kinase At5g61350, whose translation MTGGKKHGAVRPFTATTPPPVFSLLYLFLLVLSNTIVITNAQSKSPRKVSFTPADNFLIDCGGPKSTQLTDGRTFRSDPQSTSFLYTTEDIKLSSSINTSSISPIYLNARVFSDKSTYGFSISQPGRHWIRLHFYPFTNPRYNLSTAVFSINTDDIVLLHDFSISNSSIPVVKEYLITFNNERASLIFTPKKGSFAFINAIELVSTPDGLILDTVTNVQPAGQFSGLSNYALEVSYRVNVGGPNIKPEEDTLGREWKPDIEFMEFAATAQNVSTDPGNIKYPDDGSVTPLTAPVMVYSTAEKMADSNTVDQNFNITWQMTASHAYSYLIRLHFCDIVSKGLNELYFNVYLNGLMGASSLDLSSLTSGLSTAYYKDFVINATNIINDTISIQVGPATGSDSGTPNAILNGLEVMKMSNSAGSLDGPYAVDGSYHGDYATKSTVTKILSAIGLALGVVALILLGMMLCRWRRRPAGWEKKNSFSSWLLPLHVSQSSFLSSCSKGSYRNRFGSHKSKSGYSSFFASGTLGVGRIFTFAELQHATHNFDEKDVIGVGGFGKVYLGELEDGTKLAVKRGNPSSEQGIHEFQTEIQMLSKLRHRHLVSLIGCCDENSEMILVYEYMSNGPLRDHLYGSTGLPPLSWKQRLEVCIGAARGLHYLHTGAAQGIIHRDVKTTNILLDDSLIAKVADFGLSKAAPSLEQTHVSTAVKGSFGYLDPEYFRRQQLTEKSDVYSFGVVLFEVLCARPAINPALPREQVNLAEWAMQWHRKGQLEKIIDPHLVGTISPASLKKYVEATEKCLAEYGVDRPSMGDVLWNLEYALQLQEASMGQPNDDPSDNSARHILPETPLVPIQDQRGLATIDEDSTPEVTAMPLIEGR comes from the coding sequence ATGACCGGAGGCAAGAAACATGGGGCGGTCCGGCCTTTTACGGCAACAACACCACCGCCAGTTTTCTCCCTCCTTTACCTATTCCTCCTTGTTCTATCAAACACCATTGTCATTACCAATGCACAATCAAAGTCTCCGAGAAAGGTGAGCTTCACACCGGCAGACAACTTTTTAATTGACTGTGGAGGACCGAAGAGCACACAGCTCACTGATGGCCGCACATTTCGTTCTGATCCCCAGTCTACTTCTTTCCTGTACACGACGGAAGACATCAAGCTCTCGTCTAGCATTAATACGTCATCCATATCCCCTATCTATCTTAACGCAAGGGTTTTCTCTGATAAATCAACGTATGGCTTCTCTATATCCCAGCCAGGCCGCCATTGGATTCGCCTGCACTTTTACCCATTCACTAATCCTAGATACAACCTCTCTACTGCTGTCTTCTCCATCAACACAGATGACATTGTTCTCCTGCATGATTTCTCAATATCAAACTCCTCAATTCCTGTTGTCAAAGAGTACCTGATTACATTCAATAATGAAAGGGCCTCCCTTATTTTCACTCCAAAGAAGGGGTCCTTTGCGTTCATCAATGCAATCGAGCTGGTCTCAACCCCTGATGGTCTCATACTCGATACCGTCACTAATGTTCAACCGGCTGGGCAATTCTCTGGCCTCTCCAATTATGCTCTTGAGGTGTCTTACCGAGTGAATGTTGGCGGACCAAATATCAAACCTGAGGAGGACACACTGGGCAGAGAATGGAAGCCAGACATTGAATTCATGGAGTTTGCAGCCACAGCACAGAATGTCTCCACTGATCCTGGCAATATCAAGTACCCCGACGATGGCTCAGTGACACCTCTCACTGCCCCAGTCATGGTCTATTCCACCGCAGAGAAGATGGCAGACTCGAACACTGTTGATCAGAATTTCAACATAACATGGCAGATGACTGCCAGCCACGCGTACTCTTACTTGATCCGGCTACATTTCTGTGATATTGTAAGCAAGGGCCTCAACGagctatacttcaatgtttacCTCAATGGGCTTATGGGTGCATCCAGCCTGGATTTATCATCACTGACTTCAGGCCTCTCAACAGCTTACTACAAGGACTTTGTAATCAACGCCACCAACATCATCAATGATACCATTTCCATCCAGGTCGGCCCAGCCACTGGGTCAGACTCTGGGACACCAAATGCCATCCTTAATGGTCTGGAAGTAATGAAGATGAGCAATTCGGCAGGGAGCTTGGATGGTCCATATGCAGTTGATGGTTCATATCATGGTGATTATGCTACAAAGAGCACAGTGACAAAGATTTTGTCAGCCATTGGCCTTGCACTGGGTGTCGTGGCACTAATATTGCTAGGGATGATGCTCTGCCGGTGGAGGCGGCGTCCTGCTGGCTGGGAGAAGAAGAACAGCTTTTCTTCTTGGCTTCTTCCACTGCATGTCAGCCAATCCAGCTTCCTCAGCAGCTGTAGCAAGGGGAGCTACAGGAACCGATTTGGATCCCATAAGAGCAAGAGTGGATACTCGAGTTTTTTTGCATCTGGAACTCTTGGGGTTGGTCGAATCTTCACCTTTGCAGAGCTCCAACATGCAACTCATAATTTTGATGAGAAGGATGTGATTGGTGTAGGAGGGTTTGGAAAGGTGTATCTAGGTGAGCTTGAAGATGGGACCAAACTGGCTGTGAAGCGTGGGAATCCATCATCTGAACAGGGGATCCATGAGTTCCAAACAGAGATACAAATGTTGTCCAAGCTTCGGCATCGGCACCTTGTGTCCCTCATTGGATGCTGTGATGAGAACTCAGAAATGATCTTGGTGTATGAATACATGTCAAATGGTCCTCTGAGAGATCACCTTTATGGTTCCACAGGCCTACCACCACTCTCATGGAAGCAGAGGCTTGAAGTCTGTATTGGAGCTGCCAGAGGGCTACACTATCTCCATACAGGCGCAGCTCAGGGCATCATCCACCGTGATGTGAAGACAACCAATATCCTCCTTGATGATAGCCTCATAGCGAAGGTCGCTGACTTTGGTCTCTCCAAGGCTGCTCCATCCCTTGAACAAACACATGTCAGTACTGCTGTCAAGGGAAGCTTCGGTTACCTTGATCCAGAGTATTTCCGGCGGCAGCAATTAACAGAGAAATCTGATGTGTATTCCTTTGGTGTCGTACTCTTTGAAGTCCTGTGTGCAAGACCTGCCATAAATCCAGCACTTCCAAGAGAGCAGGTGAACCTGGCAGAATGGGCAATGCAGTGGCACCGGAAAGGGCAGCTAGAGAAGATCATTGACCCTCACCTGGTGGGTACAATCAGTCCAGCTTCACTCAAGAAGTATGTTGAAGCCACAGAGAAATGTCTGGCAGAGTATGGAGTTGATAGGCCTTCCATGGGTGATGTGCTGTGGAACCTCGAGTATGCTTTGCAGCTTCAAGAGGCTTCCATGGGACAGCCTAATGATGATCCATCCGATAACAGTGCTAGACACATTTTGCCAGAAACTCCACTTGTACCCATCCAAGATCAAAGGGGCCTTGCAACCATTGATGAGGACTCAACACCTGAAGTAACTGCCATGCCATTGATTGAAGGGAGGTGA